A region of the Kaistia geumhonensis genome:
ATGACGGTCTCGGACTGCGGATTCTGGCTCTCGACCTTGTAGGCGCCCGAGCCGGCATCATGGGCCGACAGCCATGCCTCGCCATAGTCGCCGAACTCGCCATATTTGCCGTCGACCTTGTTGGCCATGACCGTCTTCGCGTCGACGATCGGCAGGCGGACGAGCGCCGCGAGGAAGGGAGCGTAGGGCTCGGTCAGCGTGAACTTGACAGTCAGCGGGTCGACCGCCTCGGCCTTCTCGACACGGCCGGCGAAAAGGTTGGAGAAGCCCTGCCCCATCGCGATCATGCGGTTGAGCGAGAAGACGACGTCGTCGGCCGTCAGCGGATTGCCGGAGTGAAATTTCACGCCGTCCTTGAGCTTGAAGGTGTAGCTCTTGCCGTCCGTCGTCCATTCCGTGGCGAGCAGGGGCTCGACGCCTGGGCCGCCGGCCTTGGGATAGACCAGCGTGTCGTAGATGTTGGTCATCAGGACCGTATCGGCATAGTCGGTCGCCTTGGCCGGATCGACCTCGCCCACCGGCGCCTCGTCGAGCCGGAGCACGCGTTCGGCGAAGGAGGGCACCGCCAGCCAGAGCGGCGATGCCAGGACGAAGGCCGATGCCAGGGCCCTTGCTCTCAATCTCATCGGAAATTCCCCTCTTGGTTCGATACCGACCCGCCCGTGCCCTCGACACGCGCCAGCCGGCACGCGGCCGTTCCGACCGCTCCCTGCCTTTCCGATCGGAAACCATACAGAGGAAATAAGTTTCGTATAGGCCAAAATTTCTGCATCGCCGCCCGGATGCTACGCAAACGGGCGGTAACACCACTTCGTTGCGGCAAGCCAACAGCGCGTGGCCAAAGGGGTGTGCGGCACATGATCTCGATAAATCAGATAGTTATAGAAACGCATCGGCCAACCGAAGTTGGTCGACAACTGCGCACACTCTGTCGACAAAAAACCCGCACGGGCAGCATTGGCTCTCCATTTCAGCGGCTTTGCCAAGTAGTCCGGAATCCTGTAATGCAAAAATGTTTCCGATAGGAATTGCGCATGCCCATCACCACCAAGCCGGCGCGCCGGCGCGAGGCGACCGGTGTCGAGCGGGTCCCGCCGCGCGGCAGCGACCAGATCTCCGGCATCCTGAGACGGCTCCGCCGCGAGGCCGGCATGACGCTGCAGGAACTCGCCGACCGCTGCGGGCTCGCCTCGTCGACGCTGTCCAAGATCGAGAACGGCCAGATGTCGCCGACCTACGACACGCTGCTGCGCGTCGCGGGAGGTCTCGGCCTCGATATGGCCGAACTCTTCACCGGAAAGAGCTCGAGCGATGTCGGCGGCCGCCGCACCGTCACGCGGAGCGGCCATGGCGTCATCCGCTCGACCGAGCAGTACACCTACGAAATGCTTGCGGCCGAGCTTTCGGGCAAGCAGTTCATTCCGCTGCTGACGACCATAGAGGCGCGGTCGATGGCCGATTTCCCGAGCCTCGTCCGTCATTCCGGCGAAGAGTTCTTCTATGTCCTCTCCGGTCAGGTGACGCTCCATACCGAGCACTATGCGCCGACCGTGCTGGAGCCGGGCGACAGCTGCTATTTCGACAGCACGATGGGCCATGCCTGCGTTTCGTCGGGCGACGAACCGGCTCGCATTCTCTGGATCTGCTCGCGAGTCGTGGCGCCGCTGACGGCCTGATCTACCCGGCGCCGAATTGCCGAGGACGGGATTTTCCGTTATCAGTAATTCCATGAGCATGACCGGATCCATCGACCGGAAGAGCCGCGGTCGGCCGCGCACGGACACGACGCTCGTCGGCGTCCGGATGGCGCCCGAACTCATCGCCGCGCTCGACCGGTTCATAGCCGACGAGGCGCCGGGTACGTCGAGGCCCGAGGCGCTGCGTATGGTGTTCCGTCGCTGGGCCGAGCAGGAAGGCCTGATCAATCGCCAGCCGCCGGACGAGGGCAAGCGTCCGTCGGAGCTGAACTCGGACAATGACGGCTGACGATGCAGTGACGTTTCGTAACTCGGGGGATTTGAGATGCGTCTTTTCGTGCTTTCGCTGGCGATGGCCGCCAGTCTCGCGGCGCTGGCCGGGTGCTCCAGCAGCGGCAACAGCGCCGCGGCCGTCGACATGATGAACAATCCCGTCAATGCCTGCGGCACGGACGGAAGCTCGAACATCAACGATTGCGGCGGTGGTCGGCGCTGAGGCGCCGCCACCCGCTCGACTAGGAAGGCAAGGAGTGACGACGATGAACCGCTCTCTTCTGGCGATCGCCGCTCTCCTTGCCGGCTCCCTGCCCGCTCTCGCCCAATACCAGCCCGTGACCCCGGTCGACCCGGCGCCGTTCCGCAAGCTCAGCTGCGACCAGATCGCGGCTCGCATCCAGAAGCTCAATATCCCGATCGGCAACAACAACTCGACGATCGCCGGCTTCCAGCGCAGCCCTACGCTTGAGTTCCTGCTGCTCGGTACCGGTTCGCGCAGCCCTGAATTCATCGCCGAGGTCGCCAGGGCCCGCGGCGAGCGCAATGCGCTCATCGCCGTCGCGGTCGAGAAAGACTGCGCGGCGAAGCGCCTCGTGCCGATGCGCTGACCGGCTCCTTAGCGATCCCTCCCATGCGCATTTTCATCCTCGCCGCCCTCATCGCTGCAGCGCTGGCTCCTCTCGGCGGCTGCACGGGCACCGGCGACAACTGGGCCGCCGTCCAGGCGATGAACAATCCGCCGAACACCTGCGGTCCCGGCGGCTCGCGAAATGTCGAGGATTGCCGCGGCAGGCCTTAGTCCGATCCGGGACGGTGCGCGATCAAAGCTTCGGGGCTGCTCCGTGCTATGCGGACATTACTGTCGGCGCCCTATGATATTGTTGGGTGGCTCACACCGAATCCGCTTCATGCGGGCCACGCCCATCAACGTCCCCCGATTCCGAGGTGATCATGCGTATCGTCGTTCTCACTCTGGCGCTGCTGGCGGCGCTTCCGGCCGTTAGCGGCTGCTCCAGCACCGGCAACAACGCCGCCGCCATCAATGCGATGGACAACCCGCCGAATTCCTGCGGACCCGGCGGCAGGGCCGACGTCACGGACTGCCCGGACGGCGCGTAGCCGCCCTTTCACGACGGAGAGATGACCATGCGGATCTTCTTCCTTTCGCTCGCCATGCTGGCCGGACTGTCGGCCGTTTCGGGCTGCTCGAGCACCGGGGCGGGCAATGCGGCCAGCGATGCCGCCGCCATCAACGCCATGGACAACCCGCCGAATTCCTGCGGACCCGGCGGCAGCCAGAACATCGAGGATTGCGACAGCCGTCGCTGATGCGAAGTGGCCGGTCCGGTGTTTCGCCGGGCCGGCCCCGATTCACCAATCCCTAAAATTTTCCGAAGATAGGGCCGGTTTTATCAGCCCGAATTAACCTTTGGCCGCTCTTTGCCGCGCTATGTCTCGCCGATCGATGAAGATCGGGAACAGCGCCATGGCAATGTCTGGGCGGACGAGTGGCCGTATCGACTGGGTCGACTACGCCAAGGGCTTCTGCATCATCATGGTCGTCATGATGCACTCGACCCTCGGGGTCGAGAAGGCGGCCGG
Encoded here:
- a CDS encoding helix-turn-helix domain-containing protein, with translation MPITTKPARRREATGVERVPPRGSDQISGILRRLRREAGMTLQELADRCGLASSTLSKIENGQMSPTYDTLLRVAGGLGLDMAELFTGKSSSDVGGRRTVTRSGHGVIRSTEQYTYEMLAAELSGKQFIPLLTTIEARSMADFPSLVRHSGEEFFYVLSGQVTLHTEHYAPTVLEPGDSCYFDSTMGHACVSSGDEPARILWICSRVVAPLTA